One stretch of Falco naumanni isolate bFalNau1 chromosome 7, bFalNau1.pat, whole genome shotgun sequence DNA includes these proteins:
- the GCNT3 gene encoding beta-1,3-galactosyl-O-glycosyl-glycoprotein beta-1,6-N-acetylglucosaminyltransferase 3: protein MRLCDRSPPQARRRCALLLGPLLLVAAVALRSATRPCPAGHPRCRHRLYRALELSPARRINCSGIVRGDEKAIREAQLSNLEVANKRVALTPGEYLNMTRDCGSFKETRRFIEFPLSQEEVEFPIAYSMVIHNKIEMFERLLRSLYAPQNVYCVHIDSKSPATFKEAVQAIVACFPNVFVASHLENVVYASWSRLQADLNCMQDLLQSPVPWRYVLNTCGTDFPIKTNAEIIRALKVLQGRNSMESEKPSPLKQQRWQYHHEVGTFISRTARKKLPPPHNYPMFTGNAYIVVTRAFVQHIFENPTAQQFLEWAKDTYSPDEHVWATLNRMPGVPGAMPQSDKYQLSDMNALPRLVKWQYLEGDTSKGAPYPPCTGQHQRAVCVYGVGDVSWVLQQHHLLANKFDPMVDDAAIMCLEEHLRHRALYGRGL, encoded by the coding sequence ATGCGGCTGTGCGACAGGAGCCCCCCGCAGGCGCGGAGGCGCTGCGCGCTGCTGCTCGGccccctgctgctggtggccgCCGTGGCGCTGCGCAGCGCCacccggccctgccccgccggccATCCTCGCTGCCGCCACCGCCTCTACCGGGCGCTGGAGCTTTCCCCCGCCAGGAGGATCAACTGCTCGGGGATCGTCCGCGGGGACGAGAAAGCCATCCGGGAGGCCCAGCTCAGCAACCTGGAGGTGGCGAACAAAAGGGTTGCCCTGACGCCCGGCGAGTACCTGAACATGACGAGGGACTGCGGCAGCTTCAAGGAGACCCGGCGATTCATTGAGTTCCCGCTGAGCCAGGAGGAGGTGGAGTTCCCCATCGCCTACTCCATGGTCATCCACAACAAAATCGAGATGTTCGAGCGGCTCCTGCGGTCCCTCTATGCCCCCCAGAACGTCTACTGCGTCCACATCGACAGCAAGTCTCCAGCCACTTTCAAGGAGGCCGTACAGGCCATCGTGGCCTGCTTCCCCAATGTCTTTGTGGCTAGCCACCTGGAAAATGTGGTCTATGCCTCCTGGTCCCGGCTGCAGGCTGACCTCAACTGCATGCAGGACCTGTTGCAGAGTCCCGTGCCATGGCGCTACGTCCTCAACACCTGCGGCACAGACTTCCCCATCAAGACCAACGCCGAGATCATCCGTGCGCTGAAGGTGCTGCAGGGGCGGAACAGCATGGAGTCAGAGAAGCCCTCACCCCTCAAGCAGCAGCGCTGGCAGTACCACCACGAAGTGGGGACGTTTATCTCACGGACTGCCAGAAAGAAACTGCCGCCGCCGCACAACTACCCCATGTTCACAGGCAATGCATACATTGTGGTTACCCGGGCCTTCGTGCAGCACATCTTCGAGAaccccacagctcagcagttCCTCGAGTGGGCCAAGGACACCTACAGCCCTGATGAGCATGTCTGGGCCACCCTCAACCGCATGCCCGGCGTGCCCGGCGCCATGCCCCAGAGCGACAAGTACCAGCTCTCGGACATGAATGCCCTGCCCCGCCTGGTCAAGTGGCAGTACCTAGAGGGTGACACCAGCAAGGGTGCACCCTACCCGCCCTGCACCGGCCAGCACCAGCGCGCCGTCTGTGTCTACGGGGTGGGCGACGTGTCCTGGGTGCTACAGCAGCACCACCTCTTGGCCAACAAGTTCGACCCCATGGTGGACGATGCCGCCATCATGTGTCTCGAGGAGCACCTGCGCCACAGGGCCCTCTACGGCCGGGGACTCTGA
- the GTF2A2 gene encoding transcription initiation factor IIA subunit 2 has translation MAYQLYRNTTLGNSLQESLDELIQSQQITPQLALQVLLQFDKAINSALAQRVRNRVNFRGSLNTYRFCDNVWTFVLNDVEFREVTELVKVDKVKIVACDGKNTGSNTAE, from the exons ATGGCCTACCAGCTGTACCGGAACACCACGCTGGGGAACAGCCTGCAGGAGAGCCTGGATGAGCTCATCCAG TCACAGCAGATCACTCCTCAGCTGGCCCTTCAGGTGCTACTTCAGTTTGATAAAGCTATAAATTCGGCATTGGCACAACGAGTCAGGAACAGAGTCAATTTCAGG GGGTCTCTGAATACATACAGGTTCTGTGACAACGTATGGACATTTGTACTGAACGATGTTGAATTTAGGGAGGTCACTGAACTTGTGAAAGTGGATAAAGTGAAAATTGTAGCATGTGATGGAAAAA acaCTGGTTCCAATACTGCAGAATGA